The DNA window AACGTCATCCACAAATCTGAATAAAGTCAGTGTCTGTAACTCACCACTGTGATGGCATCTCTCCACTCACACACATCAAAACCCAAGAGTGTGGATGTTCTTCTGAAGTGCTGAAGCTGAAGAGTCTCTGTGCTGAGTGCTGAGGGTCACTGCATGCCGAACCACTGCTCCTGATCGGCCCACTGCACCGCCTCACTGTCACTGCCCTCCAGATCTCCCTCCTCCCCGCTGCCCTCCATATCGTCCCCGTCCAGCTCCACCGTGGCGTCTGTGGGACTCTCCTCCTTCTCCATCTTCTGCATGCCCTCCAGAGACTTCTGGTCATTCGGATCGAGGCTACAGAAGAGGAATATTACAGTCAGTTTTGCTCGACTCTAATGTTTGAGATTTTACCGTACAGTGTGGATGACGTTACCTTAGCGCTATACTGTACTGGTCCATGGCCTCCTGATAGTCATTAACAGCTACGAGAAAATCCCCCAGCATCCTGTGCAGCACGCAGTCGCTCTGATTGGCCAAAGTGTTCCGTAGAAGTGCTATCCCTTCCTCATACTTCTGTTCTCGACctgtaatgaaaatgatttagaTGTTACATAGCATTACACCATAATATCAGCTTTTGAAgcttaattattaacaataacgTGTTATTTCATAACTAACTTTCAGAACAgttaaagaacaacaaaaatggcaaaaacaataataaactatataatgaaaaaataaacaaatggaaaaaacagacaaaaataaattactactacttattaataaatacataaaataaaaatgtataataattgtcatttttaaattaaataatttataataacttaaaaaaattattaatgactcattttaaataataaataaaaaataaaataataataataattagaaaagtataaaataatgatataattaataaatatgaaataatataaatacaaaacaaaaaataaaataatttataataatgtaatgaataaataaaaagtaaaaataacagcataaattagataatgaaaattttataatagaataagtaaaaataataatagaaaaagtataataaaaattataataaaattaaaaataggaaaTAATGAAATCAATATGATAACtagttaataaagaaaagaaaatataataataataataataatattaataataaaaataataaaataaaatgacaaatagaaaaaaatactattaagataaataaaaatctattattattaaaagaaacattataattaattaaatcaatcaacaacaacaaaaacattaataataataatacatagaaaaaatataataaacatttacatttagtcatttagcagacacttttatccaaagcgacttacaaatgaggacatcataaataaataaataaataaatcctaatgAAATAATTGCACAGTTTATGATTAACACAGAAAGACGTGACGTTCTGACATACTGAGGAGCTCTGCCTTCTTCACGACAGCTTTGATGTAGTCGGGCCGCTGAGCGAGGGCTTTGTCCAGCAGAGTCTTGGCCTTCTCTTGGGTCAAGGGATCTTCCAGACACACTGTGGCCAGGATGGTGAGAGTTTGGGCGTTCGCTCCCAGGGTCTTGTAAATATTGTTGGCCATTCCCATAGCCTCCCGGACACCATTAGAGGCAAGATAGCAGTCAATCAGACCTGAAAACAAGGGACGTATCACTATGAGATGACTGAAAAAGATTGTGGGCTTTGTCTAACCTTTAGAAAACAGGACAGACTGAATACAAGAATGAACTGATGAACAGATATTCAGCAAATCAAAAGACTAAatatctataattttttattgcacAAAACCATCAGGATCTTCCTAAAAACCCTACAAAATATGCATAACAACATCATATCCCTATTATCGTGAAGCTCTTTCTTGCCTTCATAGCAGTCCAGACGACAGGGCGCCAGTCTCATGGCTTCTCTGAAGTGTATGATGGCTTCCTGCACTCGGCCCATGTTCCTCAGCGCCACCCCCTTCAGGAGCAGCGCCTGCACGCTGTTGCTGTTCAGCTGGATGGCTTTAGCTCCCAGATACAGGGCACGAGAGTAACGCTTACTGTAGAAACTGTGAcatctgtggaaaacaaaaaaatagcacTTCCAACTGCTTTTGTCTCTGAAAATGTTTCAGACACATTTGGAGAAGGTCAAACTCACCCAGATATGACCCAGGGCTCGGCATGCTGGTCAGATATGTTGAACAACCGTCCTCCGAGAACCTCCACATCTTCCAGATGACCCTCTCTGGCCATAAGATAGCCGTATACATCCATACCTGCAAACCAGCATGAAcatttcattcaaacaaacaatcatCATCATGCAGTGTATCTAGATTGTTTAAGGACCGTGCACCTTTGATCAGGTAAGGGTCGAGCATCTGTGCCTGCTCAAACTTCAGGATGGAGTTTTTGGTGTCTCCAGCCCTGAAGTACACATCTGCCAGAGTGACTAAGAGATCAACGTTATCCCTCAAGAGTGACTTCTTCTCCAAAGAGCTGAGGAGAGATGGACTAGTCAACAAAAACTCAGACACATAAGTgctgttcaaaagaatgatatCTCAAATTGTGCAGAGGTGGGCAACTACtttctaaatatttttgcatgggaaatctacaaaataaaactaaataaaataaaataatataataattgttattaactaaaactattcatagaaatctgaaataaaataaatattacaagaaacttttttgaataaaaatgttgcctactgactaaaataagttgaagtattaaaattactaaaaatgagagatattaaaaaatgtgcataatagaattgctaaaacttaaaattaaaaagaaaactaaaaatataaaaatacaaaagctaattcaaaatattaaatactacaaaagtatataaatacaatgactgtgaatctaatataatctaatataagaaataatgctgaaataaaataatttataaaaagaagaTGAAAGCTAAAacttaaatgacaattaaaaatgttgaacttcaagtactaaaatgacttaaacagaaacagaaacaataaaagctaaatatgaatattaaaaaaactaataaattacaaaattacataaagtatataaataatagaacaaCAGAATCTAATCTAATACAAGATCATACTTTTTGATGACATTGGTGGCTAATActaagtcataaaaaaaaatgaataaagaaaagcaatttattaaaaaaatacatttataaaacatttattaatgtaaagattgctacagaatttttttttttttttaaattccaaaatgTTTCCAAGTGCCACACTACAGTTAAGAAATGAAAGCTGCTTTACTGAAATGCTGAATTTAATCATGAAAAGCCTAATTTAACTGACAGTGTCCTGTCCTCACCAGATAGTGT is part of the Cyprinus carpio isolate SPL01 chromosome A8, ASM1834038v1, whole genome shotgun sequence genome and encodes:
- the LOC109095216 gene encoding anaphase-promoting complex subunit 7, whose translation is MNVIDHVRDMAAAGLHSNVRIISSLLLTMSTNNPELFSPSQKYQLLVYHADAIFHDKEYRNAACKYNMALQQKKVLSKTTKVRPSSTGGTTSALQAQNLPSEIEVKYKIAECYTILKLDKDAISVLEGIPSRQRTPKINMMLANLYRKAGQERSAVTSYKEVLRQCPLALDAIIGLLSLSVKGAEVASMTMDVIQSIPNLDWLSVWIKAHAFTHGGDNQRAINTICSLEKKSLLRDNVDLLVTLADVYFRAGDTKNSILKFEQAQMLDPYLIKGMDVYGYLMAREGHLEDVEVLGGRLFNISDQHAEPWVISGCHSFYSKRYSRALYLGAKAIQLNSNSVQALLLKGVALRNMGRVQEAIIHFREAMRLAPCRLDCYEGLIDCYLASNGVREAMGMANNIYKTLGANAQTLTILATVCLEDPLTQEKAKTLLDKALAQRPDYIKAVVKKAELLSREQKYEEGIALLRNTLANQSDCVLHRMLGDFLVAVNDYQEAMDQYSIALSLDPNDQKSLEGMQKMEKEESPTDATVELDGDDMEGSGEEGDLEGSDSEAVQWADQEQWFGMQ